In Mongoliitalea daihaiensis, one DNA window encodes the following:
- a CDS encoding sensor histidine kinase: MEINIFSVVIFISGIIVLVISLAIIRRLDTSIRLFAITMLLVSLWSIAYGFELASKELSDMLFWIRIEYIGISFAPATWLWFCINYTNKERWLRKKYLLLIFLFPVLTYLMVITNDFHQLHYQSTSVDRSGPFPLLAITVGPWYYVHTIVFYISLFLGNYLLFQSFKNANNIYRKQINLLIAAGILPWLINFIYLLGFRPFDHIDLTPYAFLSVYIIVGFGLLKFDLFEIKPIARDKTLSVIEKGIVVFDPINRMIDINAAGRKLLHLPPKGLIGIDCGIVLEQFPDLVSKIKTKEKTTIETFIEKTSAHLSVQFTPILNQKGVHTGVLLFVDDITELKNNQLQIEKQADELNNLNKLKDKLFSIISHDLKGPIHGLNELIKLTNKGIVTKDEFFEILPDIAKNVESVSILMENLLAWTSAQMKGEFVEKRSFDISKLIDQTYELFINRAKEKGVNLKVNKKNQIKVYGDRNMIDLVLRNLVSNAVKFSGLGDQVRIIMDDKYDKVSIEILDTGLGISDENLKKLNSGESFTTLGKNNESGTGLGILLVKDYITKNGGQLLIKSELNKGSSFYFELPKEGPAHQS, encoded by the coding sequence TTGGAAATCAATATATTTTCCGTAGTTATTTTTATCAGTGGCATTATCGTCCTGGTTATCTCTTTAGCAATTATAAGGAGACTTGACACCTCTATACGCTTATTTGCGATCACCATGTTGCTCGTATCTCTTTGGTCAATAGCTTATGGATTTGAATTAGCTAGCAAAGAACTTTCTGATATGTTATTTTGGATTCGAATAGAATACATTGGAATTTCTTTTGCCCCAGCAACATGGCTTTGGTTTTGTATAAATTACACTAACAAAGAACGCTGGTTAAGAAAAAAATATTTATTGCTGATTTTCTTATTCCCAGTTCTTACCTACTTGATGGTCATCACCAATGATTTTCATCAGTTACATTACCAAAGTACATCTGTAGACCGATCGGGCCCTTTCCCCCTTTTAGCCATTACGGTTGGGCCTTGGTACTATGTGCATACAATTGTATTCTATATTTCGCTTTTTTTAGGCAACTATTTATTGTTCCAAAGCTTCAAGAACGCAAACAATATTTATAGAAAACAAATCAATCTTTTGATAGCAGCGGGTATCTTGCCTTGGTTGATCAATTTTATATATTTATTAGGTTTTCGACCATTTGACCATATTGACTTGACGCCTTATGCATTTTTATCAGTCTACATAATCGTGGGTTTTGGCTTACTCAAATTTGACTTATTCGAAATAAAACCAATCGCTCGGGACAAGACCCTTTCGGTTATCGAAAAAGGAATTGTAGTGTTTGATCCAATCAATAGGATGATTGACATTAATGCTGCTGGGAGAAAGTTACTCCACCTACCACCAAAAGGCTTAATCGGGATAGATTGTGGCATTGTCTTAGAGCAATTCCCTGATTTGGTATCAAAAATAAAAACAAAAGAAAAAACGACCATTGAGACTTTTATTGAAAAAACTTCCGCTCACCTTTCTGTTCAATTTACACCAATCCTAAACCAAAAGGGGGTCCATACAGGCGTTTTGCTTTTTGTGGACGATATCACTGAATTAAAAAACAATCAGCTTCAAATCGAAAAACAAGCAGATGAACTGAATAATCTCAACAAATTGAAGGATAAACTATTTTCAATTATCTCTCATGATCTTAAAGGCCCCATTCATGGACTCAATGAATTGATCAAGCTAACGAATAAAGGTATTGTGACTAAAGATGAATTTTTTGAAATCTTACCGGATATCGCTAAAAATGTAGAGTCGGTATCGATACTGATGGAAAATTTATTGGCTTGGACAAGCGCACAAATGAAAGGCGAATTTGTAGAAAAACGATCATTTGATATATCAAAATTGATCGATCAAACCTACGAGCTTTTTATCAATCGGGCAAAGGAAAAGGGAGTTAACTTAAAAGTCAACAAAAAAAATCAAATCAAAGTATACGGAGATCGTAACATGATTGATCTAGTCCTGAGAAACCTCGTAAGTAATGCTGTAAAATTCTCAGGGCTTGGAGATCAGGTTAGGATAATTATGGATGATAAGTACGACAAAGTAAGCATAGAAATACTTGATACAGGTTTAGGCATCAGTGACGAAAATCTTAAAAAATTAAATTCTGGGGAATCATTTACCACCTTAGGTAAAAACAACGAAAGCGGAACTGGTTTAGGAATACTCCTTGTCAAAGACTATATCACCAAGAATGGTGGACAATTGCTTATCAAAAGTGAATTAAACAAAGGGAGCTCATTTTATTTTGAACTCCCTAAAGAAGGCCCTGCTCATCAAAGTTGA
- a CDS encoding DUF3276 family protein: MEDNRGNERDEIFSKRVKAGKRTYFFDVKSTRSNDYYLTITESKRRNNQDSFTFEKHKIFLYKEDFGKFVEALQEAVDHVKNELMPDFDFSQFENEESETAFDDELKWD, translated from the coding sequence GTGGAAGATAACAGAGGTAATGAGCGAGATGAAATTTTCTCTAAAAGGGTGAAAGCAGGAAAAAGGACTTACTTTTTCGATGTGAAATCTACCAGGTCCAATGATTATTATTTAACAATCACGGAAAGCAAAAGGAGAAATAATCAGGATTCTTTTACATTTGAGAAGCATAAGATTTTCTTATACAAAGAAGACTTTGGCAAATTTGTTGAAGCACTTCAGGAAGCAGTGGACCATGTAAAAAATGAATTAATGCCTGATTTTGATTTTTCTCAATTTGAAAATGAAGAATCCGAAACGGCATTTGACGATGAATTGAAGTGGGATTAA
- a CDS encoding aldehyde dehydrogenase family protein, which translates to MANMNVEKKIEAFSALGHLIRNFINTPSFDNLAQQIQNGNNWFTPVQVRNAFQEIGAYLTSEQLHEWMSGYDIPLTVARKKVGILMAGNVPAVGFHDLLSVVMVGHDAYVKLSTADAVSIRWIVNELKEIAPELAATIHFQDRLNGMDAYLATGSDNSSRYFDYYFGKYPHIIRKNRTSIAVLDGNENQEDFKELGQDIFQYYGLGCRNVSKLFVPSVDLLQSMLDGLQFFEGVGDHHKYFNNYEYNKSILLVNKEPHLDNGFLLVRESPELVSPISMIYYEIYTNQENLHARIDDLAAKIQVVVSKNGWFPGSIPFGKAQCPTLQDYADQIDTVDFLLQL; encoded by the coding sequence ATGGCAAATATGAATGTAGAGAAAAAAATAGAGGCTTTCAGTGCATTGGGTCATTTGATTCGAAACTTTATCAATACTCCTTCATTTGATAATTTGGCTCAACAGATTCAAAATGGGAATAATTGGTTTACACCAGTTCAGGTGCGAAATGCTTTTCAAGAAATAGGCGCATACCTGACTTCAGAGCAGTTACATGAATGGATGAGCGGTTATGATATTCCACTTACTGTTGCTAGGAAAAAAGTTGGGATATTGATGGCGGGTAATGTGCCAGCTGTAGGGTTTCACGACTTACTTTCAGTGGTTATGGTTGGGCATGATGCCTATGTGAAGCTTAGTACTGCCGATGCAGTATCTATTCGTTGGATAGTGAATGAGCTCAAAGAAATTGCTCCTGAATTAGCAGCTACCATCCATTTTCAAGATCGATTGAATGGTATGGATGCATATTTAGCTACAGGCAGTGATAATTCGTCCCGATATTTTGATTACTATTTTGGAAAATACCCACACATCATACGAAAAAACCGAACTTCCATTGCAGTATTGGATGGAAATGAAAATCAAGAAGACTTCAAAGAACTAGGTCAAGATATTTTTCAATATTATGGTTTGGGCTGTAGAAATGTATCTAAACTATTTGTTCCTTCGGTGGACCTGCTTCAATCCATGCTTGATGGTTTGCAGTTTTTTGAAGGTGTAGGGGATCATCACAAATATTTCAATAATTACGAGTATAATAAATCGATTTTACTGGTGAATAAAGAACCCCATTTAGACAATGGGTTTTTATTGGTTCGGGAAAGCCCTGAACTTGTTTCCCCAATTAGCATGATCTATTATGAGATCTACACGAATCAAGAGAATTTACACGCAAGAATTGATGATTTAGCTGCCAAAATTCAGGTGGTGGTAAGTAAGAATGGTTGGTTTCCAGGCAGCATTCCTTTTGGAAAAGCTCAATGCCCAACACTTCAGGATTATGCAGATCAAATAGATACTGTAGATTTTCTTCTTCAACTTTGA
- a CDS encoding TIGR00366 family protein, protein MLKASRIPGTFDIALLLTLAVIAAAWIFTIPENQSTWIYGGEVLKYWKKGFWELLEFTMQMVLILVLGHALALTKPIGSLLDILIKNVSSNTSAVLTTGFTAMVAGYFNWGFGLIIGAVLAVKIARKCHESSVPINYPLVGASAYLGMMVWHGGLSGSAPLKVAESNHFLVDIVGTIPVSLTIFSPFNMIANGILLLVMLVVLYGLSKRKFSKTFKVPDIKTQNTYDTDKKGLLLGLVMVVLAVVDLFYSVESGSANIDLNYINFLLFGLGLVFYQSLKGFVAGVGVAIQGAVDIILQFPLYAGILGIMKYSGLLEQLSLGLIHLGGANLFPLLTFLSAALFNLFIPSGGGQWAIQGPIIMQAIQDLALDPADMVMVFAFGDQVSNMLQPFWALPLLSLTGLPVKELFKYTSLFFVCGFLVFGLCIWFGL, encoded by the coding sequence ATGTTAAAAGCTTCCAGAATTCCCGGGACATTTGATATCGCTTTGCTTCTGACGCTTGCGGTAATCGCAGCAGCGTGGATTTTTACGATTCCAGAGAACCAATCTACTTGGATATACGGAGGTGAGGTCCTGAAATATTGGAAAAAAGGGTTTTGGGAACTATTAGAGTTTACAATGCAAATGGTGTTAATACTTGTTTTAGGCCATGCGCTTGCACTGACTAAGCCAATAGGATCACTTTTGGATATACTTATCAAAAATGTTTCCTCAAACACCTCAGCTGTACTCACAACTGGATTTACCGCCATGGTGGCAGGGTATTTTAATTGGGGTTTTGGATTGATTATTGGAGCAGTGTTGGCCGTCAAAATAGCTAGGAAATGTCATGAATCTTCGGTTCCAATCAATTATCCACTGGTAGGAGCTTCAGCCTACTTAGGCATGATGGTTTGGCACGGAGGTCTATCTGGTTCAGCTCCCTTGAAGGTTGCAGAGTCTAATCACTTTTTAGTGGATATAGTTGGGACAATCCCCGTTTCCCTAACGATTTTTTCGCCCTTCAATATGATAGCCAATGGGATATTGCTCTTGGTAATGTTGGTAGTTTTATACGGGCTTTCTAAACGCAAATTTTCTAAGACCTTTAAAGTGCCTGATATCAAGACGCAAAACACGTATGATACAGATAAAAAAGGGTTATTGTTAGGGCTGGTTATGGTGGTTTTAGCCGTAGTAGATCTATTTTATTCCGTAGAAAGTGGTTCAGCAAACATTGATCTTAACTATATTAATTTTTTGCTTTTTGGATTAGGGTTGGTGTTTTATCAGAGTTTAAAAGGGTTTGTTGCTGGGGTGGGAGTGGCTATCCAAGGTGCGGTAGATATCATCCTTCAGTTTCCATTATATGCGGGGATTTTGGGGATTATGAAGTATTCAGGACTCCTAGAGCAGCTATCTCTTGGCCTTATTCACTTGGGAGGAGCAAATCTTTTTCCACTTCTCACATTTTTAAGTGCCGCCCTATTCAATTTATTTATACCATCGGGAGGAGGTCAATGGGCCATTCAAGGGCCGATCATCATGCAAGCGATACAAGATCTTGCGTTGGATCCGGCAGATATGGTCATGGTATTTGCTTTTGGTGATCAGGTAAGTAACATGCTTCAGCCTTTTTGGGCTCTTCCCTTACTTTCTCTCACAGGCTTGCCAGTCAAAGAGCTATTTAAGTATACGAGTTTATTCTTTGTTTGCGGTTTTTTAGTGTTCGGCCTATGTATTTGGTTTGGACTTTGA
- a CDS encoding aconitate hydratase — MAFDIEMIKAVYEKFPSRIETARKVVGRPLTLTEKILYAHLSEGAASQSYERGVSYVDFQPDRVAMQDATAQMALLQFMQAGRSQVAVPSTVHCDHLIQAEIGATADLNKAKDKNKEVYDFLASVSNKYGIGFWKPGAGIIHQVVLENYAFPGGMMIGTDSHTPNAGGLGMIAIGVGGADACDVMAGLPWELKFPKLIGVRLTGRLSGWSSAKDVILKVAGILTVKGGTGAVVEYFGDGARSLSATGKGTICNMGAEIGATTSIFGYDEKSEAYLRGTDRNDIADLANAVKEHLTGDDEVYANPEKYFDQVIDINLSELEPHINGPFTPDLAWPLSKFAAAVRENGWPAKLEVGLIGSCTNSSYEDISRAASLAQQAVDKKLIAKSEFTITPGSEQVRFTVERDGFLDTFGNMGGVVLANACGPCIGQWARHGADKQEKNSIITSFNRNFAKRADGNPNTHAFVASPEIVTALAIAGDLTFNPATDTLINEEGKQVKLDEPAGLEMPTLGFAVEDAGYLAPAEDGSSVDVLVDPKSDRLQLLAPFKAWEGTDLTGLKLLIKAKGKCTTDHISMAGPWLRFRGHLDNISNNMLIGAVNAYNGETNKVKNQLTGSYGEVPAVQRHYKAEGIGSIVVGDENYGEGSSREHAAMEPRFLGVRAILVKSFARIHETNLKKQGMLALTFDNPADYDLIQEDDSIDILGLTEFAPGKSLTVKLTHADGSSHEIKVNHTYNKGQIGWFKAGSALNLIKAGV; from the coding sequence ATGGCGTTTGATATAGAAATGATCAAAGCGGTGTACGAGAAGTTTCCTTCCCGTATCGAGACCGCACGCAAAGTAGTGGGTAGACCATTAACTTTGACGGAAAAAATATTATACGCGCACCTCTCTGAAGGTGCCGCATCTCAAAGTTATGAAAGAGGGGTTTCTTACGTGGATTTCCAGCCGGATAGAGTTGCCATGCAAGATGCTACTGCACAAATGGCCCTTTTGCAGTTTATGCAAGCAGGTAGAAGCCAAGTTGCAGTCCCTTCTACCGTGCACTGTGATCACCTGATTCAGGCTGAGATTGGTGCAACTGCCGATTTGAATAAAGCAAAAGATAAGAATAAAGAAGTATATGACTTTTTAGCTTCCGTGTCTAATAAATATGGCATTGGTTTTTGGAAGCCAGGAGCTGGTATCATTCACCAAGTAGTTTTAGAAAATTATGCCTTCCCCGGAGGTATGATGATTGGTACTGATTCTCACACTCCAAATGCTGGTGGTTTGGGAATGATCGCTATCGGTGTTGGTGGAGCTGATGCATGTGATGTAATGGCTGGGTTACCTTGGGAGCTGAAGTTTCCGAAACTGATAGGTGTTCGCTTGACGGGTAGATTGTCAGGTTGGAGTTCTGCTAAAGACGTGATTTTAAAAGTAGCAGGCATTCTTACTGTAAAAGGGGGTACTGGTGCAGTAGTTGAATATTTTGGGGATGGAGCACGTTCTCTTTCAGCAACAGGAAAAGGTACTATCTGTAACATGGGTGCTGAAATCGGTGCCACTACTTCTATTTTTGGTTATGATGAAAAATCGGAAGCCTACTTGAGAGGTACAGATAGAAACGATATAGCTGATCTTGCAAATGCGGTAAAAGAGCATTTGACTGGTGATGACGAGGTATATGCGAATCCTGAGAAGTATTTTGATCAGGTAATTGACATCAATCTTTCTGAATTGGAACCACATATCAACGGTCCTTTCACTCCGGACTTGGCTTGGCCATTATCCAAATTTGCTGCTGCTGTAAGAGAAAATGGTTGGCCTGCTAAATTAGAAGTAGGATTGATTGGATCTTGTACCAACTCATCTTATGAGGATATTTCAAGAGCAGCATCTTTGGCTCAGCAGGCAGTAGATAAAAAATTGATTGCAAAATCAGAGTTTACCATTACTCCAGGTTCTGAGCAGGTTCGATTTACTGTCGAAAGAGATGGGTTTTTGGATACATTCGGAAATATGGGAGGCGTTGTATTGGCAAATGCTTGTGGTCCTTGTATTGGTCAGTGGGCCAGACATGGTGCTGATAAGCAAGAGAAAAACTCGATCATTACTTCCTTCAACAGAAACTTTGCAAAAAGAGCTGATGGTAATCCAAATACCCACGCATTTGTAGCTTCTCCAGAGATTGTTACAGCCTTAGCTATTGCAGGTGATCTGACTTTCAATCCTGCTACGGATACCTTGATCAATGAGGAAGGAAAACAAGTGAAATTGGACGAGCCAGCAGGGTTGGAAATGCCAACACTTGGTTTTGCAGTTGAAGATGCAGGCTACTTAGCACCTGCTGAAGACGGTTCTTCTGTGGATGTATTAGTAGATCCTAAATCTGATAGACTTCAGCTCTTAGCACCTTTCAAAGCATGGGAAGGTACGGATTTGACAGGCTTGAAGTTGCTGATCAAAGCAAAAGGTAAGTGTACTACGGATCATATTTCAATGGCAGGTCCATGGTTGAGATTTAGAGGTCATTTGGATAATATCTCTAATAACATGTTGATTGGTGCGGTCAATGCTTACAATGGCGAGACCAATAAGGTTAAAAATCAATTGACGGGATCTTACGGTGAAGTGCCCGCAGTACAGCGACATTACAAAGCAGAAGGTATTGGTTCTATTGTAGTTGGTGATGAGAATTACGGCGAAGGTTCTTCTCGAGAGCATGCAGCTATGGAACCAAGGTTCTTGGGTGTTCGTGCTATTTTGGTGAAATCCTTTGCCCGTATCCATGAGACTAATCTTAAAAAGCAAGGTATGTTAGCATTGACTTTTGATAATCCTGCTGATTATGACTTGATTCAGGAAGATGACTCCATCGATATCTTAGGTCTAACTGAGTTTGCTCCTGGTAAGTCACTTACTGTAAAGCTTACCCATGCAGATGGCTCTTCTCATGAGATTAAGGTGAATCACACGTACAATAAAGGACAAATTGGATGGTTTAAAGCAGGTTCTGCTTTGAATTTGATCAAGGCAGGGGTGTAA
- a CDS encoding 4Fe-4S binding protein, whose protein sequence is MAIMITDECINCGACEPECPNTAIYEGGIEWTWAGGTNLKEVTLPDGTVMDAHEKQDPVSDEFYYIVTDKCTECTGFHEEPQCAAVCPVDCCVDDPEHRETEEDLLAKKIKMHGE, encoded by the coding sequence ATGGCTATAATGATAACCGACGAATGCATCAATTGCGGTGCATGCGAACCTGAGTGCCCCAATACTGCAATTTACGAAGGAGGCATTGAATGGACATGGGCTGGAGGTACGAATCTTAAAGAAGTTACTCTTCCGGATGGAACTGTTATGGATGCTCATGAGAAACAAGATCCTGTATCGGATGAATTTTATTACATCGTTACAGACAAGTGTACTGAATGTACTGGATTTCACGAAGAACCACAATGCGCGGCTGTTTGTCCGGTAGATTGTTGCGTAGATGATCCTGAACATAGAGAAACAGAAGAAGATCTGCTCGCCAAAAAAATTAAAATGCACGGAGAGTAA
- a CDS encoding AI-2E family transporter: MKKPILILSLLLVLVFVLGWYFSNITLYFIFSIVLAAILRPLTNRLNSFQLFGQNIPRWFAIFMSFSAIGFLIFLMSLLFLPLIGNQIEIISSYDLDYIYEQIQNPVGRVEDILLKYQIIKGEPGFLITQVRETMVNSFKAINFQGLINSILNTTSSFLIALMAVLFITFFLLLENGLLRRNIINLIPNAYFELSVAVFSKVERLLSNYLVGLLIQITTIFSIASIGLSLMGIEYALTIALFAAVANLIPYAGPILGSTFGVLVGLSTGTFAESNEIVFMIVKILSVFSLVQLTDNVLLQPLIFSKSVKAHPLEIFVIIFAGAKIAGVLGMIFAIPVYTIFRVSFLEFLLGYREYKIFKL; encoded by the coding sequence ATGAAAAAGCCGATCCTCATTCTTAGCCTTCTATTGGTTTTAGTTTTTGTGTTGGGGTGGTATTTTTCAAACATTACCCTTTACTTTATTTTTTCAATTGTATTAGCTGCTATTCTTCGCCCTCTGACCAATCGCTTGAATTCCTTCCAGTTATTTGGTCAAAATATTCCCCGTTGGTTTGCGATTTTCATGTCTTTTTCAGCTATAGGCTTCTTAATTTTCTTAATGAGTCTTTTGTTTTTACCACTAATAGGCAATCAGATAGAAATCATTTCCTCCTATGACTTAGATTATATATATGAACAAATTCAAAATCCTGTTGGGAGAGTCGAAGACATTTTATTAAAATACCAAATTATCAAAGGAGAGCCCGGTTTTTTGATTACTCAAGTCAGAGAAACTATGGTCAACAGTTTTAAAGCCATCAACTTTCAAGGCCTCATAAATAGTATCCTGAATACCACTAGTTCCTTTTTAATTGCCTTGATGGCAGTCTTATTTATAACATTTTTCTTGCTATTGGAAAATGGTTTATTGAGAAGAAACATCATCAACCTTATTCCAAATGCCTATTTTGAATTATCTGTGGCTGTGTTTAGTAAAGTAGAACGCTTACTATCAAACTATTTGGTAGGTTTACTTATACAGATTACAACCATTTTCTCCATTGCTTCCATTGGATTGAGCTTGATGGGAATAGAGTATGCATTGACCATAGCACTTTTTGCTGCTGTAGCCAACTTAATTCCCTATGCAGGTCCTATCCTTGGTTCAACTTTTGGAGTGTTAGTAGGACTCTCGACAGGAACTTTTGCAGAAAGTAATGAGATTGTGTTTATGATAGTGAAGATACTTTCCGTCTTTTCTCTGGTACAATTGACAGACAACGTGTTATTGCAACCATTAATTTTTTCGAAATCTGTAAAAGCTCATCCGCTTGAAATATTTGTTATTATCTTTGCCGGAGCAAAAATCGCCGGTGTCCTCGGGATGATTTTTGCAATCCCTGTTTACACTATCTTCAGAGTTTCCTTTTTGGAATTTCTGTTGGGGTACAGAGAGTACAAAATTTTCAAATTGTAA